One part of the Actinomyces howellii genome encodes these proteins:
- a CDS encoding BCCT family transporter — MTRQGKVLDANHPALEPMAEDLGDEQPGKLDTIVFGVTAVVSLSFVLWGVGSPQSLGSASQAGLAWVVDNTGWLFALAATGFVFFILWLAASRYGAIPLGRDGEDPEFSTTSWVAMMFSAGMGIGLMFYGAAEPLSHFVAPPPGTVEPGDANAVRTAMATTLFHWGLHPWAIYAVVGVAIAYSVFRKGRPLTISAVFEPLIGKRQSYGPAGKIIDIFAIFATLFGSATSLGLGVLQIAKGAQIVGWAGEVGNVFLVVLITILTICFIVSAVSGVSKGIQYLSNINMVLAVVLALFVFVLGPTVFILNLLPTTLGTYMQNIMQMSSMTGASGPDANDWLSGWTIFYWAWWVSWTPFVGMFIARISRGRTIRQFVSGVLLLPSMVSLVWFAIFGGGAIHAEQAGERLSEAGDAEATLFALLGTMHWEQVTSVLVMVLVAIFFVSGADAASIVMGTLSENGTIEPRRSTVVFWGIVTGAVAAIMLVIGGENALAGLQSITIVASLPFLVVMIAMVVALMRDLQTDPRIVRGKYAAEAIDHAVVQGVSAHGDDFALSVDRTAPGQGVGSRVPTADKSTADETGSAGTGAAGGS, encoded by the coding sequence ATGACCCGACAGGGCAAGGTCCTCGACGCCAACCACCCCGCGCTCGAACCCATGGCCGAGGACCTGGGGGACGAGCAGCCGGGCAAGCTCGACACCATCGTCTTCGGCGTCACGGCGGTCGTCTCGCTGTCATTCGTCCTGTGGGGCGTGGGCTCGCCCCAGTCGCTGGGCAGCGCCTCCCAGGCGGGTCTCGCCTGGGTCGTCGACAACACCGGATGGCTCTTCGCCCTGGCCGCGACCGGCTTCGTCTTCTTCATCCTGTGGCTGGCAGCCAGCCGCTACGGCGCCATCCCCCTGGGCCGTGACGGGGAGGACCCCGAGTTCTCCACGACGTCGTGGGTGGCCATGATGTTCAGCGCGGGCATGGGCATCGGCCTCATGTTCTACGGAGCCGCCGAGCCCCTGTCCCACTTCGTCGCCCCGCCTCCGGGCACCGTCGAGCCCGGTGACGCCAACGCCGTGCGCACCGCCATGGCGACGACCCTGTTCCACTGGGGCCTCCACCCGTGGGCCATCTACGCCGTCGTCGGGGTGGCCATCGCCTACAGCGTCTTCCGCAAGGGGCGGCCGCTGACGATCTCGGCGGTCTTCGAGCCCCTGATCGGCAAGCGTCAGAGCTACGGGCCCGCGGGCAAGATCATCGACATCTTCGCGATCTTCGCCACCCTGTTCGGCTCGGCCACCTCCCTGGGCCTGGGCGTCCTGCAGATCGCCAAGGGTGCCCAGATCGTGGGCTGGGCGGGGGAGGTCGGCAACGTCTTCCTCGTCGTGCTCATCACCATCCTGACCATCTGCTTCATCGTCTCGGCGGTGTCGGGCGTGAGCAAGGGGATCCAGTACCTGTCGAACATCAACATGGTGCTGGCGGTCGTGCTCGCGCTGTTCGTCTTCGTGCTGGGCCCCACCGTCTTCATCCTCAACCTCCTGCCGACGACGCTGGGCACCTACATGCAGAACATCATGCAGATGTCCTCGATGACCGGTGCCTCCGGGCCGGACGCCAACGACTGGCTCTCGGGGTGGACGATCTTCTACTGGGCGTGGTGGGTGTCGTGGACGCCCTTCGTCGGGATGTTCATCGCCCGGATCTCGCGGGGCCGCACCATCCGCCAGTTCGTCTCGGGTGTGCTGCTCCTGCCCTCCATGGTCTCGCTCGTGTGGTTCGCCATCTTCGGCGGAGGCGCGATCCACGCCGAGCAGGCCGGTGAGCGGCTGTCGGAGGCGGGCGACGCCGAGGCGACCCTCTTCGCCCTCCTGGGCACGATGCACTGGGAGCAGGTCACCTCGGTGCTCGTCATGGTCCTCGTCGCGATCTTCTTCGTCTCGGGGGCCGACGCCGCCTCGATCGTCATGGGCACCCTGTCGGAGAACGGGACCATCGAGCCCAGGCGCTCGACGGTCGTCTTCTGGGGAATCGTGACCGGGGCGGTTGCCGCGATCATGCTCGTCATCGGCGGCGAGAACGCCCTCGCCGGCCTCCAGTCGATCACGATCGTGGCGAGCCTGCCCTTCCTCGTCGTCATGATCGCCATGGTCGTCGCGCTCATGCGCGACCTCCAGACCGACCCGCGGATCGTGCGCGGCAAGTACGCGGCCGAGGCCATCGACCACGCCGTCGTCCAGGGCGTGAGCGCCCACGGGGACGACTTCGCCCTCTCGGTGGACCGCACGGCTCCGGGCCAGGGCGTCGGCTCGCGCGTCCCCACGGCCGACAAGTCCACGGCTGACGAGACCGGATCGGCCGGGACGGGCGCAGCCGGCGGAAGCTGA
- a CDS encoding holin, producing the protein MSATYTRTWALGAAERALKTAAQTLAAIVVPGAVIWGLDWPQALGVTATATLLSVLTSIADPRHADVAVATAPAAGEG; encoded by the coding sequence ATGAGCGCGACCTACACGAGGACCTGGGCGCTCGGTGCTGCTGAGCGAGCGCTGAAGACAGCAGCGCAGACTCTCGCTGCGATCGTGGTCCCTGGGGCCGTGATCTGGGGCCTGGACTGGCCCCAGGCGCTCGGTGTCACCGCGACGGCGACCCTGCTGTCGGTGCTGACGTCGATCGCGGACCCGCGTCACGCGGACGTGGCCGTCGCGACGGCACCGGCGGCTGGCGAGGGCTGA
- a CDS encoding GNAT family N-acetyltransferase, whose protein sequence is MEITATPTTEDGLTGTRYAALDEGVEVGFLLAHETGLILNVEVDEDRQGEGIARALYEHADSAQGLYHIPAWGRTPDGDAFATAMGGDVMDDEQAAAIVGMDLSIYETETETDEW, encoded by the coding sequence ATGGAGATCACCGCCACCCCCACCACTGAGGACGGACTGACTGGCACCCGCTACGCCGCCCTCGACGAGGGTGTCGAGGTCGGCTTCCTCCTGGCCCACGAGACGGGCCTCATCCTCAACGTCGAGGTCGACGAGGACCGCCAGGGCGAGGGGATCGCCCGCGCGCTCTACGAGCACGCCGACAGCGCGCAGGGCCTCTATCACATCCCCGCCTGGGGGCGCACCCCCGACGGTGACGCCTTCGCTACCGCCATGGGCGGTGACGTCATGGACGACGAGCAGGCCGCCGCCATCGTCGGCATGGACCTCAGCATCTACGAGACCGAGACCGAGACCGACGAGTGGTGA
- a CDS encoding glycerophosphodiester phosphodiesterase, producing the protein MATARASEGQFTPLSVDSQAGDLALLVMGSQFGDTAARPPEGWETAYTASAGGRSGYVAARRVTDPQDTQGVQWWSTSADDAARQRGALVVLSGVAQHTLTAWSGTLPEVDGVTLLVSQQHATAATPLAEWPADELVIAGEASSTASWSSLRAGIVQAAPVGAVGPQAWAAVRLVPAAAVPWAEVDGRRASVAVWDGAREVPVIRAGVMPAGAPSVDALLSTPRFVVAHRGGSQSWVEHTPGAYTRAVAHGCTALEVSVARTLDGVWIGHHDRTLARLGGGDVDPATLTWEQVQAALPERSRPVTLDWLLQAYGQSHVLVFDPKYRAGDRIDEYLELLAPYRERTLMKFAGDAAWLFRQWRAAGFRTWAYAYAASAGEAWYQAMLTNQDIDVLSMEWDAPVEVWQALVATGKPVVAHIPSQAAQVATAWERGAAGVICSAPDTVLPLRV; encoded by the coding sequence GTGGCGACCGCGCGAGCGTCCGAGGGCCAGTTCACGCCCCTGTCCGTGGACTCGCAGGCCGGTGACCTGGCCCTGCTCGTCATGGGCTCCCAGTTCGGGGACACCGCGGCCCGCCCTCCGGAGGGGTGGGAGACCGCCTACACGGCGTCGGCGGGTGGCCGCTCTGGCTACGTGGCCGCCCGACGGGTGACGGACCCGCAGGACACTCAGGGGGTGCAGTGGTGGTCGACGTCGGCTGATGACGCGGCGCGTCAGCGTGGCGCCCTGGTCGTCCTGTCCGGGGTCGCCCAGCACACGCTCACCGCGTGGTCCGGGACGCTCCCGGAGGTCGACGGGGTGACGCTGCTGGTGTCTCAGCAGCACGCCACCGCGGCCACTCCCCTGGCCGAGTGGCCGGCCGACGAGCTGGTCATCGCGGGTGAGGCGTCGTCGACGGCGTCGTGGTCGTCGCTGCGCGCCGGCATCGTGCAGGCCGCCCCCGTCGGGGCGGTGGGACCGCAGGCGTGGGCGGCGGTGAGGCTGGTCCCCGCCGCGGCGGTGCCGTGGGCGGAGGTCGACGGCCGCCGGGCGAGCGTCGCCGTGTGGGACGGCGCCCGGGAGGTGCCGGTCATCCGCGCTGGTGTCATGCCCGCCGGCGCGCCCTCGGTGGACGCGCTCCTCTCCACGCCGCGGTTCGTGGTCGCCCACCGTGGCGGCTCGCAGTCGTGGGTGGAGCACACCCCAGGCGCGTACACGAGGGCGGTGGCGCACGGGTGCACCGCCCTGGAGGTGTCGGTGGCCCGCACCCTCGACGGGGTGTGGATCGGCCACCATGACCGCACGCTGGCGCGCCTGGGTGGTGGGGACGTCGACCCGGCGACGCTGACGTGGGAGCAGGTGCAGGCCGCGCTCCCGGAGCGGTCCCGGCCGGTCACCCTCGACTGGCTCCTCCAGGCGTACGGGCAGTCGCACGTGCTGGTCTTCGACCCGAAGTACCGGGCGGGGGACCGGATCGATGAGTACCTCGAGCTGCTCGCCCCCTACCGGGAGCGGACACTCATGAAGTTCGCCGGCGACGCGGCATGGCTCTTCCGCCAGTGGCGGGCCGCCGGCTTCCGCACGTGGGCGTACGCCTACGCCGCCAGCGCTGGGGAGGCCTGGTACCAGGCGATGCTCACCAACCAGGACATCGACGTGCTGTCGATGGAGTGGGACGCGCCGGTCGAGGTGTGGCAGGCGCTGGTCGCGACCGGGAAGCCGGTCGTGGCGCACATCCCCTCCCAGGCGGCCCAGGTCGCCACTGCGTGGGAGCGTGGCGCGGCCGGGGTGATCTGCTCAGCCCCGGACACCGTCCTCCCCCTGAGGGTGTGA
- a CDS encoding helix-turn-helix domain-containing protein, translated as MTTPEPTTRDDIAAALRRCETARTSLDQATEEHRAAMLAALEVGAPKARIARSAGVSPQTVYGLLGWKRSRP; from the coding sequence ATGACCACACCCGAGCCCACCACCAGGGACGACATCGCAGCAGCCCTGCGCCGCTGCGAGACCGCCCGTACATCCCTCGACCAGGCGACCGAGGAGCACCGCGCCGCCATGCTCGCCGCCCTCGAGGTGGGCGCCCCGAAGGCGCGCATCGCCCGGTCTGCGGGAGTATCCCCGCAGACCGTGTACGGCCTGCTCGGCTGGAAGCGCAGCCGTCCGTGA